The Symphalangus syndactylus isolate Jambi chromosome 8, NHGRI_mSymSyn1-v2.1_pri, whole genome shotgun sequence genome includes a window with the following:
- the LOC129488785 gene encoding LOW QUALITY PROTEIN: cytochrome c 2-like (The sequence of the model RefSeq protein was modified relative to this genomic sequence to represent the inferred CDS: substituted 1 base at 1 genomic stop codon): MGDAEAGKKTFIQKCAQCHTVEKGEKHKTGPNLWGLFGXKTGQAPGFSYTEANKNKGIVWGEETLMEYLENPKKYIPGTKYIPGTKMIFSGLKKKSEREDLIQYLKWATSSLRKYVISQNF, from the exons ATGGGAGATGCTGAAGCAGgcaagaagacctttattcaaaAATGTGCTCAGTGCCACACAGTGGAAAAAGGTGAAAAACACAAGACTGGTCCAAATCTCTGGGGCCTCTTTGGCTGAAAAACAGGACAAGCACCAGGATTTTCTTATACAgaggcaaacaaaaacaaag GTATTGTATGGGGAGAAGAGACTCTGATGGAATATTTGGAGAACCCAAAGAAATATATCCCTGGGACT aaatatatcccTGGAACTAAAATGATCTTTTCTGGTCTTAAAAAGAAGAGTGAGAGAGAAGATCTTATTCAATATTTGAAATGGGCAACATCTTCACTTCGGAAATACGTTATAAGCcaaaatttctaa